One window of Medicago truncatula cultivar Jemalong A17 chromosome 2, MtrunA17r5.0-ANR, whole genome shotgun sequence genomic DNA carries:
- the LOC11413194 gene encoding uncharacterized protein isoform X1: MGTSATATREPREQEEENTITTTTMASVPSSPPRAPLSAAESTTNSTTPFPKQEVKVERNATNNNGVFHADEVKPDLNDGLDHLDSKQCIERFRKYENEYTHRLLNKFFSGKNLNGGNSFYEEIAIGAEVLKTSRVPCFQLYADPVVGFEEQCSKGSTSPAKTQANTPNGKHTEELK; the protein is encoded by the exons ATGGGTACTTCAGCAACAGCGACTAGAGAACCCagagaacaagaagaagaaaacaccatcaccaccaccaccatggCGAGTGTTCCTTCTTCACCTCCACGCGCCCCTCTCTCTGCTGCTGAATCAACAACAAACTCAACCACTCCCTTCCCAAAGCAAGAG GTTAAGGTTGAACGTAATGCTACCAACAACAATGGGGTTTTCCATGCTGATGAGGTAAAACCTGACCTTAACGATGGACTTGA TCACCTGGACAGCAAACAGTGCATTGAGAGGTTCAGAAAATATGAGAACGAATACACTCATCGTTTATTGAACAAATTTTTCTCTGGCAAAAACCTTAATGGAG GTAACAGTTTTTATGAGGAAATTGCAATAGGCGCCGAAGTTCTAAAAACAAGCAG GGTGCCTTGTTTCCAGTTATATGCTGATCCTGTTGTTGGTTTTGAAGAGCAATGCAGCAAAGGATCGACTTCACCAGCCAAAACACAAGCTAACACCCCTAATGGGAAACACACAGAAGAACTGAAGTAA
- the LOC11413194 gene encoding uncharacterized protein isoform X2, which translates to MGTSATATREPREQEEENTITTTTMASVPSSPPRAPLSAAESTTNSTTPFPKQEVERNATNNNGVFHADEVKPDLNDGLDHLDSKQCIERFRKYENEYTHRLLNKFFSGKNLNGGNSFYEEIAIGAEVLKTSRVPCFQLYADPVVGFEEQCSKGSTSPAKTQANTPNGKHTEELK; encoded by the exons ATGGGTACTTCAGCAACAGCGACTAGAGAACCCagagaacaagaagaagaaaacaccatcaccaccaccaccatggCGAGTGTTCCTTCTTCACCTCCACGCGCCCCTCTCTCTGCTGCTGAATCAACAACAAACTCAACCACTCCCTTCCCAAAGCAAGAG GTTGAACGTAATGCTACCAACAACAATGGGGTTTTCCATGCTGATGAGGTAAAACCTGACCTTAACGATGGACTTGA TCACCTGGACAGCAAACAGTGCATTGAGAGGTTCAGAAAATATGAGAACGAATACACTCATCGTTTATTGAACAAATTTTTCTCTGGCAAAAACCTTAATGGAG GTAACAGTTTTTATGAGGAAATTGCAATAGGCGCCGAAGTTCTAAAAACAAGCAG GGTGCCTTGTTTCCAGTTATATGCTGATCCTGTTGTTGGTTTTGAAGAGCAATGCAGCAAAGGATCGACTTCACCAGCCAAAACACAAGCTAACACCCCTAATGGGAAACACACAGAAGAACTGAAGTAA